In Kitasatospora sp. NBC_00240, the following are encoded in one genomic region:
- a CDS encoding AzlC family ABC transporter permease — translation MSVERDLPTLAEAPAGTAPARKAAAAVVRDSLGIGLTVGVSGLAFGVAGSTAHLSVWQTCALSLLVFTGASQFALVSALAAGAALPAAVLGALFLGARNAFYGLRLGPRLELSRLTRPFAAHLMIDESAAVALTQPDRRTARLGFAVTGISLFATWNLCTLAGALGADALGDPAVYGLDAAGPAVFLALLAPRLREGATELKVAVVGAALALAATVVLPTGVPVLLSIAAVPIVLAATRPRGRSGGGGPGGPAGSGLATAPGHTGKEDLG, via the coding sequence ATGAGTGTGGAACGGGACCTGCCGACCCTCGCGGAAGCCCCCGCCGGGACGGCCCCCGCCCGGAAGGCCGCAGCGGCCGTCGTCCGCGACTCGCTCGGCATCGGGCTCACGGTCGGCGTCTCCGGGCTGGCCTTCGGCGTGGCCGGCAGCACCGCCCACCTCAGCGTCTGGCAGACCTGCGCGCTCAGCCTGCTGGTGTTCACCGGCGCCTCGCAGTTCGCCCTGGTCAGCGCACTGGCCGCCGGGGCCGCGCTGCCGGCGGCCGTGCTCGGCGCGCTCTTCCTCGGCGCCCGCAACGCCTTCTACGGACTGCGCCTCGGGCCCCGGCTGGAACTCTCCCGCCTCACCAGGCCGTTCGCCGCCCACCTGATGATCGACGAGAGCGCCGCCGTCGCCCTCACCCAGCCCGACCGCCGCACCGCCCGGCTCGGGTTCGCCGTCACCGGGATCAGCCTGTTCGCCACCTGGAACCTCTGCACCCTGGCCGGTGCCCTCGGGGCCGACGCCCTCGGCGACCCGGCCGTGTACGGGCTGGACGCGGCCGGCCCGGCCGTCTTCCTGGCGCTGCTCGCGCCCCGGCTGCGGGAGGGCGCGACCGAACTGAAGGTCGCCGTCGTCGGCGCGGCCCTGGCGCTGGCCGCCACCGTCGTGCTGCCGACCGGCGTGCCGGTCCTGCTCTCGATCGCCGCCGTGCCGATCGTGCTGGCCGCCACCCGCCCCCGCGGCCGGTCCGGGGGCGGCGGGCCCGGTGGGCCCGCCGGCTCCGGCCTCGCAACCGCCCCCGGCCACACCGGCAAGGAGGACCTCGGATGA
- a CDS encoding MFS transporter, with product MRGSRGVAPTDGGPAPERRRWVVLAVGMLAMATGCAFQYGLPYLIPALRDEGLTLGQAGLLAACPVFGLVLTLAAWGSAADRWGERWVLAGGLGLAGLVLLAARQVHGTAALGACFVLAGAAGASAHASSGRLILGWFPARERGVAMGLRQTSLPLGMALAAVLLPRTAAHGRGTALAVLGAMSMAAALLVVAAVRDPARPARDAVERAGSPYRTPVLWRLHGAATLLVVPQYVVGSFALVLLVDERGWAPSTAGALLACVQVGGAGVRLASGRWSDVVGSRTGPMRVLALVTAGALAALTVSVLTRSPVATVALVAAGVLTVSTNGLSFTAVAEYAGAGWAGRALGVHTTAQNAVAACVPPVAAQLIGARGFGLAYGLTVALPLLAATLVPTALRPPDAEPVAGAGTADDTGPVTEAGPGSPGELRPARRT from the coding sequence ATGCGAGGCTCGCGAGGCGTGGCGCCGACGGACGGCGGGCCGGCGCCCGAGCGGCGGCGCTGGGTGGTGCTGGCGGTCGGGATGCTCGCGATGGCCACCGGCTGCGCGTTCCAGTACGGGCTGCCCTACCTGATCCCGGCCCTGCGCGACGAGGGCCTGACGCTGGGGCAGGCCGGCCTGCTGGCGGCCTGCCCCGTGTTCGGGCTGGTGCTGACGCTGGCAGCCTGGGGTTCGGCGGCGGACCGCTGGGGCGAACGCTGGGTGCTGGCGGGCGGGCTGGGCCTCGCCGGACTGGTGCTGCTGGCCGCACGGCAGGTGCACGGGACGGCCGCGCTGGGTGCCTGCTTCGTGCTGGCCGGTGCGGCCGGGGCCTCGGCGCACGCCTCCAGCGGGCGGCTGATCCTCGGCTGGTTCCCGGCCCGGGAACGGGGTGTCGCGATGGGGCTGCGGCAGACCTCGCTGCCGCTGGGGATGGCGCTCGCCGCCGTTCTGCTGCCCCGGACGGCGGCGCACGGGCGCGGGACGGCGCTGGCCGTGCTGGGCGCGATGAGCATGGCGGCGGCCCTGCTGGTGGTGGCCGCCGTCCGCGATCCGGCCCGGCCGGCCCGGGACGCGGTGGAGCGGGCCGGGTCGCCGTACCGGACGCCGGTGCTGTGGCGGCTGCACGGCGCGGCGACGCTGCTGGTGGTGCCGCAGTACGTGGTGGGCTCCTTCGCCCTGGTGCTGCTGGTGGACGAGCGGGGCTGGGCGCCGTCCACGGCCGGTGCGCTGCTGGCCTGCGTCCAGGTCGGCGGGGCGGGCGTCCGGTTGGCCTCGGGCCGCTGGTCGGACGTGGTGGGCAGCCGGACCGGTCCGATGCGGGTGCTGGCCCTGGTGACCGCCGGGGCGCTGGCGGCGCTGACGGTGAGCGTGCTGACCCGCTCGCCCGTCGCGACGGTGGCGCTGGTGGCCGCCGGGGTGCTGACGGTGAGTACCAACGGGCTCTCGTTCACCGCCGTCGCCGAGTACGCGGGGGCCGGCTGGGCGGGCCGCGCCCTCGGCGTCCACACCACCGCCCAGAACGCGGTCGCGGCCTGCGTGCCGCCGGTGGCCGCCCAGCTGATCGGCGCGCGCGGCTTCGGCCTCGCGTACGGCCTGACCGTCGCTCTCCCGCTGCTGGCCGCCACCCTGGTACCGACGGCCCTCCGCCCGCCCGACGCCGAACCGGTGGCCGGTGCCGGGACGGCGGACGACACCGGGCCGGTGACCGAAGCCGGGCCGGGGTCGCCGGGCGAACTCCGCCCCGCCCGGCGGACGTAG
- a CDS encoding helix-turn-helix transcriptional regulator, which produces MDRWTGAATVRPGMLLFGGRIGAATMHAHHSVQLLVAARGELELADAAGLRVACRAVIVPADTAHSVLRGAAEGVLAQLDPDSVTGRELARRAQPPGCAAAWARAGAALPPVTGGGHEELLAQIGALVDATPGAGPSEARHPAVARAVARLPELVADGPVRIGVLAAAAGLSESRLAHLFRAELGLPLRPYVRWLRMRRATELIAAGASLTAAAHQAGFADAAHLTRTCRRTFGIPPSEFAHRVRWSPGAVPPGLPGLSGGRPASPTRP; this is translated from the coding sequence GTGGACAGATGGACCGGAGCGGCCACCGTACGGCCCGGGATGCTGCTCTTCGGCGGCCGGATCGGCGCCGCCACGATGCACGCCCACCACTCGGTCCAGCTGCTGGTGGCCGCCCGGGGCGAGTTGGAGCTCGCGGACGCCGCCGGCCTGCGGGTGGCCTGCCGGGCCGTGATCGTCCCCGCGGACACCGCGCACTCCGTGCTGCGGGGCGCTGCCGAGGGCGTACTGGCGCAGCTCGACCCGGACTCCGTGACCGGCCGCGAACTCGCCCGCCGCGCGCAGCCGCCCGGGTGCGCGGCCGCCTGGGCCCGCGCCGGGGCGGCACTGCCGCCGGTGACCGGTGGCGGACACGAGGAACTCCTCGCCCAGATCGGGGCGCTGGTGGACGCGACGCCCGGCGCCGGCCCGTCGGAGGCCCGCCACCCCGCGGTGGCGCGGGCGGTCGCGCGGCTGCCGGAACTGGTCGCGGACGGCCCGGTACGGATCGGCGTCCTGGCCGCCGCGGCGGGTCTGTCGGAGAGCCGGCTGGCCCACCTGTTCCGGGCCGAACTGGGCCTGCCGCTGCGGCCGTACGTGCGCTGGCTGCGGATGCGGCGGGCGACCGAGCTGATCGCCGCCGGGGCCTCGCTGACGGCGGCGGCGCACCAGGCGGGCTTCGCCGACGCGGCGCACCTCACCCGAACCTGCCGCCGGACCTTCGGCATCCCGCCGTCGGAGTTCGCCCACCGGGTCCGCTGGTCGCCCGGGGCGGTCCCGCCGGGCCTGCCCGGGCTGTCGGGCGGCCGGCCGGCCTCGCCGACCCGGCCGTAG
- a CDS encoding PPOX class F420-dependent oxidoreductase: MSPSIASNTRVEVAELLDFVRPRHRALLLTRRADGSPQASPLTCGVDDAGRIVVSTYPERAKVRNARRDPSVSVVVLSDEWNGPWVQIDGEAEVVDLPEAVEPLVEYYRNIAGEHPDWDEYRAAMVKQGKSLIRITPRRWGPIATGGFPARLAAPEGDGVDEGDQGDDGQG, encoded by the coding sequence ATGAGCCCCTCCATCGCCTCGAACACCCGTGTGGAAGTTGCCGAGTTGCTGGACTTCGTCCGGCCGCGGCACCGCGCGCTCCTGCTCACCCGCCGGGCCGACGGCTCCCCACAGGCCTCGCCGCTCACCTGCGGCGTGGACGACGCGGGCCGGATCGTCGTCTCGACGTACCCGGAGCGCGCCAAGGTCCGCAACGCCCGCCGTGACCCGTCGGTCAGCGTGGTGGTGCTGTCCGACGAGTGGAACGGACCGTGGGTGCAGATCGACGGCGAGGCCGAGGTCGTCGACCTGCCCGAGGCGGTCGAGCCGCTGGTCGAGTACTACCGCAACATCGCGGGCGAGCACCCGGACTGGGACGAGTACCGGGCGGCGATGGTCAAGCAGGGCAAGTCGCTGATCCGGATCACCCCGCGCCGTTGGGGCCCGATCGCCACCGGCGGCTTCCCGGCCCGGCTGGCCGCGCCCGAGGGGGACGGGGTGGACGAGGGGGACCAGGGGGACGACGGGCAGGGCTGA
- a CDS encoding BadF/BadG/BcrA/BcrD ATPase family protein yields the protein MSTPDDQATGLRTGPGTAPAARPGPTAREPGTGPLPWSEQRLVLGVDAGGTAVRAVLTDLTGRRLGEARTGGGNPQAQGGPAAAHRIGEAVRAALGDHDPGRLAACVIGLAGHRRFATDAAAVAFTEECRTAAGPAVPGHLRLSLRPDAEVAFAAGTAAPDGVVLIAGTGAVACRLQRRRVSTVRGGQGWLLGDEGSGFWLGREAARHALDTLGSPSGAPDALTTAVLAALDVPARPRAGAVAGLLRAVYDAPATAPATLAPLVSTAAAAGDQAAAGIAARAAAHLGTLVEATLPAGAPPEPIVLAGAVAASPGPVRDALTAALADLPGQVLVAGDTTMAAAWLAARTIVPGTPHGAFLP from the coding sequence ATGAGCACGCCCGACGACCAGGCCACCGGCCTGCGAACCGGCCCCGGCACCGCCCCGGCCGCCCGCCCCGGTCCGACCGCGCGGGAGCCGGGAACCGGACCGCTGCCCTGGTCCGAGCAGCGCCTGGTGCTGGGCGTCGACGCCGGCGGCACCGCCGTCCGGGCCGTCCTCACGGACCTGACGGGCCGACGCCTCGGCGAGGCCCGGACCGGCGGCGGCAACCCGCAGGCCCAAGGCGGGCCGGCGGCCGCACACCGGATCGGCGAGGCGGTCCGGGCCGCGCTCGGCGACCACGACCCGGGCCGGCTCGCCGCCTGCGTGATCGGCCTGGCCGGCCACCGCCGGTTCGCCACCGACGCGGCCGCGGTGGCCTTCACCGAGGAGTGCCGGACGGCCGCCGGCCCGGCCGTCCCCGGCCACCTGCGCCTGTCCCTGCGACCGGACGCGGAGGTGGCCTTCGCCGCCGGCACCGCCGCGCCGGACGGCGTGGTGCTGATCGCGGGCACCGGCGCGGTCGCCTGCCGGCTCCAGCGCCGCCGGGTCAGCACCGTCCGGGGCGGCCAGGGCTGGCTGCTCGGCGACGAGGGCTCCGGGTTCTGGCTCGGCCGGGAGGCCGCCCGGCACGCCCTCGACACCCTGGGGTCGCCGTCCGGCGCGCCGGACGCGCTGACCACCGCCGTACTCGCCGCCCTGGACGTCCCCGCCAGGCCGCGGGCCGGCGCCGTCGCGGGCCTGCTGCGCGCGGTCTACGACGCGCCGGCCACCGCCCCGGCCACCCTCGCGCCGCTGGTCAGCACCGCCGCGGCGGCCGGCGACCAGGCCGCGGCCGGGATCGCGGCCCGCGCGGCGGCCCACCTGGGCACCCTGGTCGAAGCCACCCTGCCGGCCGGTGCCCCGCCCGAACCGATCGTGCTGGCCGGCGCCGTGGCCGCCTCCCCCGGCCCGGTGCGGGACGCGCTGACGGCCGCCCTGGCCGACCTCCCCGGCCAGGTCCTGGTGGCCGGGGACACCACCATGGCGGCCGCCTGGCTGGCCGCCCGCACGATCGTGCCGGGCACCCCGCACGGGGCCTTCCTGCCGTAG
- a CDS encoding carbohydrate ABC transporter permease, translated as MAIAFGSRKASAGLPVPAALRSKRRREAARTLAFLSPWLIGFGFFFVYPLVSTVYFSFTHYDGFTAPVFTGLKNWSYVFNDYPFFWQGLRNTLWLVVVMVSLRVVFGLGIGMLITKVKTGAGLFRTFFYLPYLAPPVAATMAFAFLLNPGTGPVNQLLGDLGLPAPGWFTDPSWSKPALTMLAMWGIGDLMVIFMAALLDVPKEQYEAAELDGAGPLQRFRYVTFPNISPIVMFAVVTGVIQTMQYYTQAIVAGKVASGVIGGSGQQFEPGYPQGSTWTLPQMVYNLGFQRFDYGSACVIALILFAIAMAFTSILLRRKSGFMANED; from the coding sequence ATGGCAATCGCGTTCGGCTCCCGTAAGGCGAGTGCCGGACTCCCCGTCCCGGCGGCGCTTCGCAGCAAGCGCCGCCGGGAGGCGGCCCGCACCCTGGCCTTCCTCTCGCCCTGGCTGATCGGCTTCGGCTTCTTCTTCGTCTACCCGCTGGTCTCCACCGTCTACTTCTCCTTCACCCACTACGACGGCTTCACGGCCCCGGTGTTCACCGGTCTGAAGAACTGGTCGTACGTCTTCAACGACTACCCGTTCTTCTGGCAGGGCCTGCGGAACACCCTGTGGCTGGTCGTGGTGATGGTCTCGCTGCGGGTGGTCTTCGGTCTCGGCATCGGCATGCTGATCACCAAGGTGAAGACCGGTGCCGGCCTGTTCCGGACCTTCTTCTACCTGCCCTACCTGGCCCCGCCGGTGGCCGCCACGATGGCCTTCGCCTTCCTGCTCAACCCCGGTACCGGCCCGGTCAACCAGCTGCTCGGCGACCTCGGTCTGCCGGCGCCCGGCTGGTTCACCGACCCCAGCTGGTCCAAGCCCGCCCTGACCATGCTGGCCATGTGGGGCATCGGCGACCTGATGGTGATCTTCATGGCCGCCCTGCTGGACGTGCCGAAGGAGCAGTACGAGGCCGCCGAGCTCGACGGCGCCGGACCGCTCCAGCGCTTCCGCTACGTGACCTTCCCGAACATCTCGCCGATCGTGATGTTCGCGGTGGTCACCGGGGTGATCCAGACCATGCAGTACTACACCCAGGCGATCGTCGCCGGGAAGGTCGCCAGCGGCGTGATCGGCGGCTCCGGCCAGCAGTTCGAACCCGGCTACCCCCAGGGCTCCACCTGGACCCTGCCGCAGATGGTCTACAACCTGGGCTTCCAGCGCTTCGACTACGGCTCGGCCTGCGTCATCGCCCTGATCCTGTTCGCCATCGCGATGGCGTTCACGTCGATCCTTCTGCGCCGCAAGTCCGGCTTCATGGCGAACGAGGACTGA
- a CDS encoding N-acetylmuramic acid 6-phosphate etherase, whose translation MTRPGAAGPPDPEHSPVPRDPLPSEESLPPTERRNPASTGLDRLGTAELLALINREDAGVPAAVAAALPAIEALVEAGLAALARGARVHYFGAGSSGRAALADAAELLPTYGVGPETVCPHLAGGPAAGRTADEAAEDRADGTDTADVRAGDLVIGISASGRTAYVGAALTHARAAGAVTALVSADPAAPLAARADLHIVLATGPEVVTGSTRMKAATAQKLALNMFSTALMVRTGHTWSNLMVTASAGNAKLHRRAVRTLSLACGVPAAEAERTLRACGGETATALVSLLAGVGPEAAGAALQAAGGLPLAAVRRLAAPAAATPAAPDVHDPEDRS comes from the coding sequence GTGACCCGTCCCGGCGCCGCCGGCCCGCCCGACCCCGAGCACTCTCCGGTGCCCAGAGACCCGCTGCCGTCCGAGGAATCGCTGCCCCCGACCGAGCGGCGCAACCCGGCCAGCACCGGCCTGGACCGGCTCGGCACCGCCGAACTGCTGGCCCTGATCAACCGTGAGGACGCCGGCGTGCCGGCCGCCGTCGCCGCCGCGCTGCCCGCGATCGAGGCCCTGGTGGAGGCCGGCCTGGCGGCCCTCGCCCGGGGCGCCCGGGTGCACTACTTCGGGGCGGGATCCTCCGGCCGGGCCGCCCTGGCCGACGCCGCCGAACTGCTGCCCACCTACGGCGTCGGACCGGAGACCGTCTGCCCGCACCTGGCGGGCGGACCGGCGGCCGGGCGGACGGCCGACGAGGCGGCGGAGGACCGCGCGGACGGCACCGACACGGCCGACGTCCGGGCCGGCGACCTGGTGATCGGGATCAGCGCGAGCGGCCGGACGGCCTACGTCGGCGCCGCGCTCACCCACGCCCGGGCGGCCGGCGCCGTCACCGCGTTGGTCTCCGCGGACCCGGCCGCCCCGCTGGCCGCCCGTGCCGACCTGCACATCGTGCTGGCCACCGGCCCCGAGGTGGTCACCGGCTCCACCCGGATGAAGGCGGCGACCGCGCAGAAACTCGCCCTGAACATGTTCTCGACCGCGCTGATGGTCCGCACCGGGCACACCTGGTCGAACCTGATGGTGACCGCCTCGGCCGGGAACGCGAAACTGCACCGGCGGGCGGTCCGTACGCTGTCCCTGGCCTGCGGGGTGCCGGCCGCCGAGGCCGAGCGGACGCTGCGGGCCTGCGGGGGCGAGACCGCGACCGCACTCGTCTCGCTGCTGGCCGGCGTCGGGCCCGAGGCCGCCGGGGCCGCGCTGCAGGCGGCGGGAGGCCTGCCGCTGGCCGCCGTCCGGCGGCTGGCCGCACCAGCGGCCGCAACGCCGGCCGCGCCCGACGTCCACGACCCGGAGGACCGTTCATGA
- a CDS encoding BadF/BadG/BcrA/BcrD ATPase family protein, which yields MTHQPDPLLPGVLAIDAGNSKTDVALVGADGTVLGSARGGGFQPHLVGPKAAIAALVPLVTAAAAQAGHALGDRPLTSHVSACLANADLPVEERLLQAAIAEQPWGVTAEVVNDTFGLLRAGTDGPRGVAVVCGAGINCVGLLPDGRTARFPALGELTGDWGGGAGLAASSMWHAVRAEDGRGAPTALAAAIAAHFGLPSSSAVAEAMHLGQLDRGRLHEIVRVLFATAQAGDAPALELINRQADEITRLAIVALTRLGLLDEPTPVVLGGGVLASRQPLLIDNVTARLAAAAPRAEPRIVVAPPVLGAALLGLDHLTAAGLGGGPAAQERLRLAYALQDQVAA from the coding sequence ATGACCCACCAGCCCGATCCACTCCTGCCCGGCGTCCTGGCCATCGACGCCGGCAACAGCAAGACCGACGTCGCCCTCGTCGGTGCCGACGGCACCGTCCTGGGCAGCGCCCGGGGCGGCGGCTTCCAGCCGCACCTGGTCGGTCCCAAGGCCGCGATCGCCGCCCTGGTGCCGCTGGTCACGGCCGCGGCCGCGCAGGCCGGCCACGCCCTCGGCGACAGACCGCTGACCAGCCACGTCAGCGCCTGCCTGGCCAACGCCGACCTCCCGGTGGAGGAGCGGCTGCTGCAGGCCGCCATCGCGGAGCAGCCGTGGGGCGTCACCGCCGAGGTGGTCAACGACACCTTCGGCCTGCTGCGGGCCGGCACCGACGGGCCGCGCGGGGTGGCCGTGGTCTGCGGCGCGGGCATCAACTGCGTGGGCCTGCTGCCGGACGGCCGGACGGCGCGGTTCCCCGCCCTCGGCGAGCTCACCGGCGACTGGGGCGGCGGCGCGGGCCTGGCCGCCAGCAGCATGTGGCACGCGGTGCGGGCCGAGGACGGCCGGGGCGCGCCGACCGCGCTGGCCGCGGCCATCGCCGCGCACTTCGGCCTGCCGAGCTCCAGCGCCGTCGCCGAGGCGATGCACCTCGGCCAGCTGGACCGCGGCCGGCTGCACGAGATCGTCCGGGTGCTGTTCGCCACCGCGCAGGCCGGCGACGCCCCGGCGCTGGAGCTGATCAACCGCCAGGCGGACGAGATCACCCGCCTCGCGATCGTCGCCCTCACCCGGCTCGGCCTGCTCGACGAGCCGACCCCGGTGGTGCTCGGCGGCGGTGTGCTGGCCTCCCGCCAGCCGCTGCTGATCGACAACGTGACGGCCCGGCTGGCGGCCGCGGCCCCGCGGGCCGAACCGCGCATCGTGGTCGCCCCGCCGGTGCTGGGCGCCGCCCTGCTCGGCCTGGACCACCTGACGGCGGCGGGCCTGGGCGGCGGCCCCGCCGCCCAGGAGCGGCTGCGTCTGGCGTACGCGCTCCAGGACCAGGTCGCGGCCTGA
- a CDS encoding 6-phospho-beta-glucosidase, with protein sequence MSPTLKLAVVGGGSTYTPELIDGFARLRDTLPIGELVLIDPAADRLELVGGLARRIFAKQGHPGTVTTTTDVAAGVQGADAVLLQLRVGGQAARDRDETWPLECGCVGQETTGAGGLAKALRTVPVVLDIAEQVRRANPDAWIVDFTNPVGIVTRALQSAGHKAVGLCNVAIGFQRRFAKHLGVDHELIRLDHVGLNHLTWERGVTLLDAPGSATGREVLPELLAGFGKEISEDLHLPLPVIQRLGVVPSYYLRYFYQHDVVVQELKAKGSRAMEVAAIERQLLDMYADPALDTKPELLAQRGGAFYSEAAVQLIASLLGTDGRTTVQVVNTRNDGVLPFLPDDAVVEVPAEVDAGGVRPLPQRPVEPLYAGLIAGVTAYEQLALEAALKGGRDRVFDALLAHPLVGQLELADKLTDSLLANNREHLSWA encoded by the coding sequence ATGTCCCCCACTCTCAAGCTCGCCGTCGTCGGCGGCGGATCCACCTACACCCCCGAACTCATCGACGGCTTCGCCCGGCTCCGCGACACCCTGCCGATCGGCGAACTCGTCCTGATCGACCCCGCCGCGGACCGCCTGGAGCTGGTCGGCGGGCTGGCCCGGCGGATCTTCGCCAAGCAGGGGCATCCCGGCACGGTCACCACCACCACCGACGTCGCCGCCGGCGTGCAGGGCGCGGACGCCGTCCTGCTGCAGCTGCGGGTCGGCGGACAGGCCGCCCGCGACCGGGACGAGACCTGGCCGCTGGAGTGCGGCTGCGTCGGCCAGGAGACCACCGGCGCCGGCGGCCTGGCCAAGGCCCTGCGCACCGTCCCGGTGGTGCTGGACATCGCCGAGCAGGTCCGCCGGGCCAACCCGGACGCCTGGATCGTCGACTTCACCAACCCGGTCGGCATCGTCACCCGGGCACTGCAGAGCGCCGGGCACAAGGCCGTCGGCCTGTGCAACGTGGCGATCGGCTTCCAGCGGCGCTTCGCCAAGCACCTGGGCGTCGACCACGAACTGATCCGGCTCGACCACGTCGGGCTGAACCACCTCACCTGGGAGCGCGGCGTCACCCTGCTCGACGCCCCCGGCAGCGCCACCGGCCGCGAGGTGCTGCCCGAGCTGCTGGCCGGCTTCGGCAAGGAGATCTCCGAGGACCTCCACCTGCCGCTGCCGGTGATCCAGCGCCTCGGCGTCGTCCCCTCGTACTACCTGCGGTACTTCTACCAGCACGACGTGGTGGTGCAGGAGCTGAAGGCCAAGGGCTCCCGGGCGATGGAGGTCGCCGCGATCGAGCGGCAGCTGCTGGACATGTACGCCGACCCGGCGCTGGACACCAAGCCCGAGCTGCTGGCGCAGCGCGGCGGCGCGTTCTACTCCGAGGCGGCCGTCCAGCTGATCGCCTCGCTGCTGGGCACCGACGGCCGGACCACCGTGCAGGTCGTCAACACCCGCAACGACGGCGTGCTGCCGTTCCTGCCGGACGACGCCGTCGTCGAGGTGCCGGCCGAGGTGGACGCCGGCGGCGTGCGCCCGCTGCCGCAGCGCCCCGTGGAGCCGCTCTACGCCGGCCTGATCGCCGGCGTGACCGCGTACGAGCAGCTCGCCCTGGAGGCCGCGCTCAAGGGCGGCCGGGACCGGGTCTTCGACGCCCTGCTCGCGCATCCGCTGGTCGGCCAGCTGGAGCTCGCGGACAAGCTGACGGACAGCCTGCTCGCCAACAACCGCGAGCACCTCAGCTGGGCCTGA
- a CDS encoding AzlD domain-containing protein encodes MTVWIAVGATALGCYLLKLLGLSIPAGLLERPAVRRSAALVPVALLAALTALQTFGKDGGLTLDARALGLAAAALAAWRRAPFLLVVALAVLVTALARLLGR; translated from the coding sequence ATGACCGTCTGGATCGCCGTCGGCGCGACCGCGCTGGGCTGCTACCTGCTCAAACTGCTCGGCCTGAGCATCCCGGCCGGACTGCTGGAACGCCCGGCCGTGCGCCGCTCGGCCGCGCTCGTCCCGGTCGCCCTGCTGGCCGCCCTCACCGCCCTGCAGACCTTCGGCAAGGACGGCGGTCTCACCCTGGACGCCCGCGCCCTGGGGCTGGCCGCCGCCGCGCTCGCCGCCTGGCGCCGCGCGCCGTTCCTGCTGGTGGTCGCCCTCGCGGTGCTGGTCACCGCGCTGGCCCGACTGCTCGGCCGATGA
- a CDS encoding carbohydrate ABC transporter permease, whose product MTLSTTLTKPAAAPGSSKSASEAARTARRRAALHWVAVHSTAIAAALFFVLPFVFVFLTSVMTDQQALTKNLWPTSWEWGNYLKVWQTPGFLTWWRNTLLYAGLGTLLTVVSSLPVAYALAKFRFRGRNLALMAVISMMMLPPQVTVIPMYLFWAKQMHLSGTLWPLIIPMAFGDAFSIFLLRQFLLTIPKEYIEAAKIDGCGDLRTLLKVVLPMARPAIAAVALFQFFYAWNDYFGPQIYASENAGAWTLSYGLESFKGAHHTNWNLTMAATLLVMAPVIILFFFAQKAFIEGVTLTGVKG is encoded by the coding sequence ATGACACTCAGCACCACCCTCACCAAGCCCGCGGCCGCGCCCGGCTCCTCGAAATCCGCCTCCGAGGCCGCCAGGACCGCCCGCCGGCGGGCCGCCCTGCACTGGGTCGCCGTGCACTCGACCGCGATCGCGGCCGCGCTGTTCTTCGTCCTGCCGTTCGTGTTCGTCTTCCTCACCTCGGTGATGACCGACCAGCAGGCCCTCACCAAGAACCTCTGGCCCACCTCCTGGGAGTGGGGCAACTACCTCAAGGTGTGGCAGACCCCGGGCTTCCTCACCTGGTGGCGCAACACCCTGCTGTACGCGGGCCTGGGCACGCTGCTGACCGTGGTCTCCAGCCTGCCGGTGGCGTACGCGCTGGCCAAGTTCCGCTTCCGGGGCCGCAACCTCGCCCTGATGGCCGTCATCTCGATGATGATGCTGCCGCCGCAGGTCACCGTCATCCCGATGTACCTGTTCTGGGCGAAGCAGATGCACCTCAGCGGCACCCTCTGGCCGCTGATCATCCCGATGGCCTTCGGCGACGCGTTCTCGATCTTCCTGCTGCGTCAGTTCCTGCTGACCATCCCCAAGGAGTACATCGAGGCCGCCAAGATCGACGGCTGCGGTGACCTGCGGACGCTGCTCAAGGTCGTGCTGCCGATGGCCAGGCCGGCCATCGCCGCCGTGGCGCTGTTCCAGTTCTTCTACGCCTGGAACGACTACTTCGGCCCGCAGATTTACGCCAGCGAGAACGCCGGTGCCTGGACGCTCTCGTACGGGCTGGAGTCCTTCAAGGGCGCCCACCACACCAACTGGAACCTCACGATGGCCGCCACCCTCCTCGTCATGGCACCCGTCATCATCCTGTTCTTCTTCGCCCAGAAAGCCTTCATCGAAGGCGTCACACTGACAGGGGTCAAGGGCTGA
- a CDS encoding DUF3703 domain-containing protein: MPSTKPSTMPPRVREAFEGELRRARTSADPAGMWTALERAHILSQPWAWPHTRAHWAMFRLALRHRDRREAVGQVVRLLVAAPGSLTGRAPLGNNGRTSAGLFTPMTVPDDLALLLDDRPVPVSGDARPRVSS, translated from the coding sequence ATGCCGTCCACCAAGCCGTCCACCATGCCGCCCCGCGTGCGCGAAGCCTTCGAGGGCGAGCTGCGCCGGGCCCGTACGAGCGCAGACCCCGCCGGGATGTGGACCGCCCTCGAACGGGCGCACATCCTCTCCCAGCCCTGGGCCTGGCCGCACACCCGGGCGCACTGGGCGATGTTCCGGCTGGCGCTGCGCCACCGGGACCGCCGGGAGGCCGTCGGCCAGGTGGTCCGGCTGCTGGTGGCGGCGCCGGGTTCGCTGACCGGCCGTGCCCCGCTCGGGAACAACGGCCGTACGTCCGCGGGGCTGTTCACCCCGATGACCGTCCCGGACGACCTGGCGCTGCTGCTCGACGACCGGCCGGTGCCGGTGTCCGGCGACGCGAGGCCCCGGGTCTCCTCCTAG